A genomic region of Anopheles coustani chromosome 3, idAnoCousDA_361_x.2, whole genome shotgun sequence contains the following coding sequences:
- the LOC131267542 gene encoding uncharacterized protein LOC131267542, which produces MASLEPNSTNNSSPSGNSNNEEVRLSQKSFEKECSSNAQPPMADNGHVDGWPCSKGAASVKWDRERFDIRRPYERKEYDRPHRALPNYLAAFEGLNVKPQKCCKPNAFARRTPIEEVFHERNRTKVCPTEAPRPLEDCVDDVIVAGNVSSKEEENEEDEEEEEEKNVHKRRISKECCKTFFQARRALLRSELFDRYFNRPPSPENESESEDAIGEFEQIVSENQQVEPQHHDLVDSSEQLEDSSCSISSYKSPEIVHKENKPAAIEAQEQFLDRMRNHYLARFDRVREQMEKVERDRHKQPEPFDGEKYMAEYPAPDIRNEGKVRLRETLERRLAELNKVQERPVRQYPTTVKQFAMYKERLMEDRRKLRDEAALVEDYFRKADAPREIPEAKLEVKRFRLADFESSPEDFDSDGESECRPAEPLVYHTCMTRDEWGHWMAHSTKIEKLKLPKVSVARVPVMVQKCHESPIRAYIEGRLDGPSRATTSPTVEHEKKQQEHRRSKKIIHSVRATSSPCPTMRDLLFDPVPNPEPLDFVPYNATLRPYSDIVEERLRIGKGQRKVQRQLRKSRMRWIEKLVDEICCRRRD; this is translated from the exons ATGGCATCACTCGAGCCGAATTCGACAAACAATTCGTCCCCCAGTGGCAATTCAAACAACGAAGAAGTTCGCTTATCGCAAAAGTCCTTCGAAAAAGAATGCTCTTCTAATGCGCAACCACCGATGGCGGATAATGGTCACGTTGACGGTTGGCCTTGCTCGAAGGGTGCAGCAAGCGTGAAATGGGACAGGGAACGGTTTGACATTCGGCGCCCGTACGAAAGGAAAGAGTACGATCGTCCACACCGGGCGCTGCCCAACTATTTGGCCGCCTTCGAGGGTCTCAACGTGAAGCCGCAAAAATGTTGCAAGCCGAACGCTTTCGCCAGGCGTACACCGATAGAGGAAGTGTTTCACGAGCGGAACCGGACGAAAGTTTGTCCAACGGAAGCGCCGCGACCGTTGGAGGATTGTGTTGATGATGTGATCGTTGCGGGGAATGTTAGTTCCA aggaggaggagaacgaggaagacgaggaggaggaggaggagaaaaatGTCCACAAGAGGAGGATATCGAAGGAGTGCTGCAAGACATTCTTCCAAGCCAGGCGTGCTTTGCTGAGAAGCGAACTTTTCGACAGATATTTCAACCGACCACCAAGTCCTGAGAACGAGAGCGAATCAGAAGACGCGATTGGAGAGTTTGAACAGATTGTGTCTGAAAACCAACAGGTTGAACCCCAGCACCATGACCTAGTTGACTCTTCCGAACAGCTTGAAGACAGTTCCTGCTCGATAAGTTCCTACAAGTCACCGGAAATTGTacacaaagaaaataaacccgCAGCCATTGAAGCTCAGGAACAGTTTCTGGACCGAATGCGGAACCATTACCTGGCGAGGTTCGATCGTGTCAGGGAGCAGATGGAAAAGGTGGAACGGGACCGTCACAAACAGCCCGAGCCATTCGATGGGGAAAAGTATATGGCCGAATATCCTGCTCCGGACATTAGGAATGAAGGGAAGGTACGCTTGCGTGAGACTCTTGAGAGGCGTTTGGCGGAGTTGAACAAAGTTCAGGAGCGCCCCGTGCGCCAGTATCCAACGACGGTGAAACAGTTTGCGATGTACAAGGAACGGCTGATGGAAGACAGGCGTAAACTGCGCGATGAGGCGGCATTGGTTGAAGATTACTTTCGTAAAGCCGATGCACCGAGGGAGATTCCCGAGGCGAAGCTAGAGGTGAAACGGTTTCGATTGGCAGATTTTGAAAGCTCCCCAGAGGACTTCGATTCCGATGGGGAATCGGAGTGCCGTCCGGCAGAACCGTTGGTTTACCACACCTGCATGACGCGAGACGAATGGGGTCACTGGATGGCGCATAGTACTAAGATCGAGAAGCTGAAACTACCGAAAGTCAGTGTGGCTCGAGTTCCGGTGATGGTGCAAAAGTGTCACGAAAGTCCCATCCGTGCGTACATCGAGGGTCGTCTCGATGGACCTTCCCGCGCCACGACGTCGCCGACGGTGGAACACGAAAAGAAGCAGCAGGAACATCGTCGGTCGAAGAAGATTATCCATTCCGTGCGAGCCACAAGCTCACCATGTCCGACCATGCGTGATCTGCTATTTGACCCGGTGCCCAATCCCGAGCCGCTGGATTTCGTGCCGTACAATGCGACGCTCCGACCATATTCGGACATCGTCGAGGAACGTCTTCGCATCGGCAAAGGGCAGAGGAAGGTTCAGCGGCAGCTGCGCAAAAGCCGGATGCGATGGATTGAGAAGCTTGTCGACGAGATTTGCTGTCGGAGGAGAGACTAG